The following coding sequences lie in one Liolophura sinensis isolate JHLJ2023 chromosome 4, CUHK_Ljap_v2, whole genome shotgun sequence genomic window:
- the LOC135464441 gene encoding muscle M-line assembly protein unc-89-like, translating to MPTTITSRPTEAFLGGSKRFKCQVIGNPRPTIRWFKDGIDITNNPRYNFDFTMEGRISMVIPNVTYKDEGCYRCRAENSEGIASTASFLMVRGSVHEQRDEIPTTDVAEMEIEEVYIKKQEEREEYAESFRKRTEKKDRWKRSEVEYTEEMSSSSFQGTVQFESSQSESMTLDHRSWQMESESESETVAKTESDSGFVFEGQSMVIESQVFGKSQELLAELDSDPSLKTKPIFVDNRKRPSDEMEAEDVIELVVQEDTQGQSDEFGESMESEITSQEKEVALFIDESSFEKTEKSDNESLVVSSGETLETVSKSSFTEQSREITMDSNISEVKHGEEKFGVEESASAEMSIKKSSEKESKEMLKQTGKKEENSAEKKLVEESLMSKMKTFREQRDEETEELFIKEESETFVSKKESEVEEKKEKKLTEAEKRELKRKEEVELRKKKREEEEAAMVERMKKFRQQREEEEQVDIFSGVVEEVGESTTVVSEETSSGGVIETSEGKQVQIEEFYSKETTVEGDIELSREKHKVFEFESSVSTQNFEEVTMEEESNEMIIEASVDMDGLGMRRGEEGLKIQADVAIEEIAVQEEEERLNEKNRKLSELHVDTSDIKAEVVESSRDQTKISGEVSTEEISYKSEEAGSFSIETEVVISEEVASTADSRKSWQKESKSEDVTTKKEEEGKKTKPETELDISVSTEVTEKSIPEKDGFKISTEVETEEKHYKESSREETTVIVEERKESVHVDGVAFGEKAELEAKREDLKEADELEGRKAEEKTTNLEMSEKAKVDESLRSKDLERGEVLEQSEAKVREGVLKTDEGTTSKIAEVEGVQKTAEKDVGGVAEAVKVRPKLTAEASVGEDETLLEAVVDVKETQTDRGDVSNGLKEKESVIMSKGVESQAVLADEVKGAETVSVDELSKESLSSTQQADESLTVSKSEREELLSEVLSTSIQSEDVSVMKTETKPEETFATQKDIPGIAEGIKVEQDEYRAGLQEQKMSTEEVVENGDAASAEKTEQLEAASDLGKATKDKPEYRVDAADMASEDVSTLAEEAKVECDILKSEEAEKVSALQTQKSEALASAAEAEKELHVTEDLGVSLKTESADVDGIAEGEKHRATADSGAESKVAESVVEAELKEAREFGQDQETLVESETAAKDKAAKDAVTSQVDEQVQDVEELKKLGPSETAEKAMEVTGEVTVETTIGDQPESKVDVQSSVDSVQFSSELEQKASVDISVVSETSVKESTAEISVTTETSTTDEPLKMTAEVDVSSTKAPEEEVGKLDVLAEIETESKSAEEDTKTLTVDVDVEETPAKLELSASVDIETSQKPDEVTVSAEVDISEPQEEVKVTSEVSMEETAKDIEEEPSQPTTTPPEVVNGPAEISVEVGQTINIEVTLTGFPAPTVSWKKGFKNIEEGKNVKMIANGDVYTLQILNTVVADAGKYRLTASNSEGRTTFDVKVDVVLPKQKDKKEEIEATSQRPEKTAPEVTGPAEISVEMGQTLSVEVTVKGNPAPRVSWYKDDQQVVPNYRKKTTVNGEVYILQILNTVEADAGCYRVTAVNQKGETSCDIKVTVTLPAPPPDTSTGGEDVEASVTLKDKEPDEVTISAEVEVTEKLKDAEKTPMEVTSEVSVEETPAPKEITADVKVEEPPKVTEAPEDVSVEAEVKTTAEVPKHEMAEKVEDVSASVLIKDEPGAKQQEVSAEVDVGEDTSEPAPSSPEVINGPAEISVEVGQTVNIEVTLTGFPAPKVSWKKGFKNIEEGKNVKMIANGDVYTLQILNTVVADTGKYRLTASNSEGRTTFDVKVDVVLPKQKDKKEEIEATPQRPEKTAPEVTGPAEISVEMGQTLAVEVTVRGNPAPRVSWYKDDQQVVPNYRKKTTVNGEVYILQVLNTVEADAGCYRATAVNQKGETSCDIKVTVTLPAPPPDTSTGGEDTETSVTVKDMEPPELSTKPESQSVVEGEPVSLSATVTATTEQKISSGETISMKAETETPDDLFMKAYIMISDHKDAATDFSLKKGETVEVLDTVNKDKWLVRKQADKEKVRLKVIW from the exons GTAGCGTGCATGAACAGCGAGATGAAATCCCCACAACAGACGTCGCAGAGATGGAAATTGAAGAAGTGTACATCAAAAAACAGGAAGAACGAGAAGAGTATGCAGAATCTTTCAGGAAACGAACGGAGAAGAAAGACAGATGGAAACGGTCTGAAGTGGAATACACAGAAGAAATGTCATCCTCCAGTTTCCAGGGTACTGTCCAGTTTGAATCTAGTCAAAGTGAATCCATGACACTGGACCACAGGTCATGGCAGatggaaagtgaaagtgaaagtgaaactgttgccaaaactgaaagtgataGTGGGTTTGTGTTTGAAGGACAGTCAATGGTTATTGAAAGCCAAGTTTTCGGAAAGAGTCAGGAACTGCTTGCAGAACTTGACAGTGATCCTTCACTAAAAACAAAGCCGATTTTCGTGGACAATCGAAAAAGACCAAGCGATGAAATGGAAGCAGAGGATGTGATTGAATTGGTTGTTCAAGAGGACACTCAAGGACAGTCGGATGAATTTGGGGAATCCATGGAGTCTGAGATAACATCACAAGAAAAAGAGGTTGCATTGTTTATAGATGAAAGCAGCTTTGAAAAGACTGAAAAAAGTGACAATGAATCTCTTGTTGTTTCTTCTGGGGAAACTCTGGAAACTGTTTCAAAATCCAGTTTCACAGAGcagtcaagggagataactatggACTCAAACATTAGTGAGGTCAAACATGGGGAAGAAAAATTCGGAGTGGAAGAGTCTGCTTCAGCTGAAATGTCAATTAAGAAGTCATCAGAAAAAGAATCGAAAGAAATGTTAAAACAAACTGggaaaaaggaagaaaactCAGCGGAGAAGAAATTAGTGGAAGAGTCTCTGATGTCAAAGATGAAGACATTTAGGGAGCAAAGAGATGAAGAAACCGAAGAGCTTTTTATAAAGGAGGAAAGtgaaacctttgtttctaaaaaAGAGTCAGAGGTGGAAGAAAAGAAGGAAAAGAAATTGACAGAGGCTGAAAAAAGAGAGCTTAAAAGGAAAGAAGAGGTTGAATTGAGGAAGAAGAAGAGGGAAGAGGAAGAAGCAGCCATGGTGGAGCGGATGAAGAAATTCAGACAGCAGCGCGAGGAAGAAGAGCAAGTGGACATCTTCTCTGGTGTTGTTGAAGAAGTTGGCGAGAGTACCACTGTGGTCAGTGAAGAAACGTCCTCTGGGGGAGTTATAGAGACATCAGAGGGGAAGCAAGTTCAGATTGAAGAATTCTACAGCAAAGAGACAACTGTAGAAGGTGACATTGAATTGTCTAGAGAAAAACATAAAGTTTTTGAATTTGAGTCTAGTGTTTCAACACAGAACTTCGAAGAAGTGACGATGGAGGAGGAAAGCAATGAGATGATCATTGAAGCTTCTGTTGATATGGATGGATTGGGCATGAGAAGAGGTGAAGAAGGGCTGAAGATTCAAGCTGATGTAGCTATTGAAGAAATAGCAGTACAGGAGGAAGAAGAAAGGCTTAACGAAAAGAACAGAAAGTTGTCAGAGTTACATGTTGATACAAGTGACATTAAAGCAGAAGTCGTGGAAAGTAGCAGGGACCAAACCAAAATTTCTGGAGAGGTTAGCACTGAGGAAATTTCCTATAAGTCAGAAGAGGCGGGCTCATTTTCGATAGAAACTGAGGTAGTTATTTCTGAGGAAGTGGCATCAACTGCAGATTCCAGAAAATCGTGGCAAAAGGAAAGTAAATCAGAAGAcgtaacaacaaaaaaagaggaagagggaaaaaaaaccaaacctGAAACAGAGCTTGACATTTCTGTAAGCACTGAAGTAACAGAAAAAAGTATTCCTGAGAAAGACGGTTTCAAGATTTCAACTGAAGTTGAAACTGAAGAGAAGCATTACAAGGAATCCAGCAGAGAAGAGACAACTGTTATTGTGGAAGAAAGAAAGGAATCTGTGCATGTGGATGGTGTGGCATTTGGTGAAAAGGCTGAACTAGAAGCCAAACGTGAAGATCTCAAAGAAGCAGATGAACTAGAAGGGAGGAAAGCAGAAGAGAAAACCACAAATTTGGAAATGTCTGAGAAGGCAAAAGTAGACGAAAGTCTCAGAAGTAAGGATCTCGAGAGGGGTGAAGTACTAGAGCAAAGCGAGGCCAAAGTGAGAGAGGGTGTTCTAAAAACAGATGAAGGGACTACGTCCAAAATTGCAGAGGTAGAGGGAGTGCAGAAGACTGCAGAGAAAGATGTAGGTGGTGTTGCAGAAGCCGTTAAAGTGAGACCCAAGTTAACTGCTGAAGCCTCTGTAGGAGAAGATGAGACCCTGTTAGAGGCAGTTGTTGATGTGAAAGAAACTCAGACAGACAGAGGTGATGTCTCGAATGGTCTGAAGGAGAAGGAATCTGTCATTATGTCCAAAGGCGTTGAATCGCAAGCAGTTTTAGCAGATGAAGTGAAAGGAGCAGAAACTGTTAGTGTTGATGAGCTGAGCAAAGAAAGTTTGTCTTCTACACAGCAAGCAGACGAGTCTCTCACAGTTTCTAAGAGCGAAAGAGAAGAACTACTTTCCGAAGTTCTTTCAACGTCCATCCAGAGTGAAGATGTTTCAGTCATGAAGACAGAAACAAAACCAGAAGAAACTTTTGCAACCCAGAAAGATATCCCAGGGATTGCAGAGGGCATTAAGGTTGAGCAAGATGAATATAGAGCTGGTTTGcaagaacaaaaaatgtcaacagAGGAAGTAGTTGAAAATGGTGATGCTGCTTCTGCTGAGAAAACTGAACAACTTGAAGCGGCTTCTGATCTTGGGAAAGCCACCAAGGATAAACCTGAGTATAGGGTTGATGCTGCCGATATGGCTTCAGAAGATGTTTCGACTTTAGCGGAAGAGGCCAAGGTAGAATGTGACATTTTGAAATCTGAGGAGGCTGAAAAAGTTTCAGCTTTGCAGACCCAGAAAAGTGAAGCTCTTGCATCTGCAGCAGAAGCCGAAAAAGAACTCCATGTAACTGAGGATCTGGGTGTGTCATTGAAAACAGAATCTGCTGACGTGGATGGAATTGCCGAGGGTGAAAAACACAGAGCTACTGCAGACAGTGGTGCAGAGTCAAAGGTAGCAGAGTCTGTAGTTGAAGCAGAGCTGAAAGAGGCAAGGGAATTTGGCCAAGATCAAGAAACTTTAGTTGAGAGTGAAACCGCTGCAAAGGACAAAGCAGCGAAAGATGCCGTTACGAGCCAAGTTGATGAGCAGGTACAGGATGTAGAAGAGCTAAAGAAGCTTGGACCGTCTGAAACTGCAGAAAAAGCCATGGAGgtgacaggggaggtaactgtggaGACAACCATTGGAGACCAGCCAGAATCCAAGGTGGATGTCCAAAGCTCTGTGGATTCTGTACAGTTCTCCAGTGAACTGGAGCAGAAGGCTTCTGTTGATATATCTGTAGTTAGTGAAACGTCTGTCAAGGAGAGTACAGCTGAGATTTCCGTCACCACGGAAACGTCTACAACTGACGAGCCACTCAAAATGACCGCGGAAGTTGATGTTTCTTCAACCAAAGCCCCTGAAGAAGAGGTTGGAAAACTGGACGTCCTAGCCGAAATTGAAACGGAGAGCAAATCGGCTGAAGAGGACACTAAGACGCTTACAGTTGATGTTGATGTGGAAGAAACTCCTGCAAAGCTTGAATTAAGCGCTTCTGTGGATATTGAGACTTCCCAGAAGCCAGATGAAGTCACTGTTTCAGCTGAGGTGGACATCAGTGAGCCACAGGAAGAGGTTAAGGTCACTTCTGAAGTCAGCATGGAGGAAACAGCTAAGGATATTGAAGAGGAGCCAAGTCAACCAACAACAACCCCGCCCGAAGTTGTAAATGGACCTGCAGAGATTTCCGTTGAAGTAGGCCAGACTATCAACATTGAAGTTACACTTACTG GTTTCCCAGCACCTACGGTTTCCTGGAAGAAGGGATTCAAGAATATTGAGGAAGGGAAGAACGTGAAAATGATCGCAAATGGAGATGTGTACACACTGCAGATCCTCAACACAGTTGTAGCAGACGCTGGAAAATACCGACTGACGGCCTCCAATTCTGAAGGTCGTACGACATTTGATGTCAAGGTCGATGTTGTTCTTCCAAAACAGAAAGACAAGAAAGAAGAAATAGA AGCTACATCTCAGAGACCAGAGAAGACTGCTCCGGAGGTGACAGGGCCGGCGGAGATATCTGTAGAGATGGGGCAGACATTGTCTGTAGAGGTCACTGTCAAAG GCAACCCTGCTCCCAGAGTGTCATGGTACAAAGATGACCAGCAAGTTGTACCAAACTATCGCAAGAAGACAACAGTGAACGGGGAAGTGTACATCTTACAGATTCTTAACACAGTAGAGGCTGATGCTGGCTGTTACCGAGTAACGGCTGTCAATCAAAAAGGAGAGACATCGTGTGACATCAAGGTTACCGTGACGCTGCCGGCCCCTCCCCCAGATACCAGCACTGGTGGTGAAGATGTTGAGGCAAG CGTCACTCTGAAGGACAAAGAACCAGATGAAGTCACTATATCTGCTGAGGTCGAAGTCACAGAAAAGCTTAAAGATGCAGAAAAAACACCCATGGAGGTCACTTCCGAGGTCAGCGTGGAGGAAACCCCTGCTCCAAAGGAGATAACTGCTGATGTCAAGGTCGAAGAACCTCCCAAGGTCACAGAAGCTCCAGAGGATGTGTCAGTTGAAGCTGAAGTAAAAACTACAGCTGAAGTTCCTAAACATGAAATGGCAGAAAAAGTGGAAGATGTGTCTGCTAGTGTCTTGATAAAAGATGAACCAGGCGCAAAACAGCAGGAGGTGTCTGCTGAGGTGGATGTTGGAGAGGACACCAGTGAGCCTGCACCAAGTTCACCAGAAGTCATAAATGGACCAGCGGAGATTTCCGTTGAAGTGGGTCAGACAGTTAACATTGAAGTAACACTTACAG GATTCCCTGCTCCCAAAGTTTCCTGGAAGAAAGGATTTAAGAACATTGAGGAAgggaaaaatgtgaaaatgattgCAAATGGAGATGTCTACACACTGCAGATCCTTAACACAGTTGTAGCAGACACTGGAAAATACCGACTGACGGCCTCCAATTCTGAAGGTCGTACGACATTTGATGTCAAGGTCGATGTTGTTCTTCCAAAACAGAAAGACAAGAAAGAAGAAATAGA AGCTACACCTCAGAGACCAGAGAAGACTGCCCCAGAGGTCACAGGGCCAGCGGAGATCTCAGTAGAGATGGGGCAGACATTGGCTGTAGAGGTTACAGTCAGAG GTAACCCTGCTCCCAGAGTGTCGTGGTACAAAGATGACCAGCAAGTTGTACCAAACTATCGCAAGAAGACAACAGTGAATGGGGAAGTGTACATCTTACAGGTTCTTAACACAGTAGAGGCTGATGCTGGCTGTTACCGAGCAACGGCTGTCAATCAAAAAGGAGAGACATCGTGTGACATCAAGGTTACCGTGACGTTGCCGGCCCCTCCCCCAGATACCAGCACTGGTGGTGAGGATACTGAGACAAG TGTGACAGTGAAGGACATGGAACCTCCGGAGTTGTCTACCAAACCAGAGAGTCAGTCTGTAGTGGAAGGAGAACCTGTGTCGTTGTCAGCCACTGTCACAG CTACCACTGAGCAGAAGATCAGTTCAGGGGAGACAATCTCAATGAAGGCAGAAACGGAAACTCCTGAT gACTTGTTCATGAAGGCGTACATCATGATCTCTGACCACAAGGACGCGGCCACAGACTTCAGCCTGAAGAAAGGCGAGACAGTTGAAGTTCTGGACACAGTCAACAAGGACAAGTGGCTGGTGCGGAAACAGGCCGATAAGGAGAAGGTCAGGCTGAAGGTCATCTGGTGA